The sequence TACATGGCGGTCGCTGATACCGAGTCGCGCGGCCAGTTTTTCGACCGAGGGTGCCTCGTCGCTCCAGCTGTCCGGCTCATCGAGCAGGCGGGCGGCCTGGTGCGCCAGGATGTAAGACGCATCCTGGATCGACCAGGCCACCGAATGCGGCGCCATCTCGGGTCGGCAGCGCAGACAGGGCCGAAAGCCGGCGCTTTCGGCCTGCGCCGCATGGCGGAAGAAGCGACAGTTCTCTCGCCTGGGCGTTTTGACGCTGCAGACCGGCCGGCAATAGATGCCGGTCGAGGTGACGCCGGTGAAGAAGCGGCCGTCGAAACGGGCGTCCTTCGCCTTCAGCGCGAGGTAGCAATCATCGTCGGCCAGCAGGGTGGTTTTCGTCGTCATGCGGCCATGATACGGCGCGCATGGGATGGCGACTGGCCGTTTCCGGACCTGTCAAACCGCCTCTTGGCCGCCCGTCCGGCCCGTCATTCGCGCCGGTACAGGCTGCCCAGCCGGGCCAGCCGTTCGGCATGGAAGGGCTGCACCTGGTCCCAGCCAAAGCGCCATTCCCAGTAACCTTCGCCCTGGCCGGGCAGGTTCATGCGGTGCTCGGCGCCCAGGCCCAGCACATCCTGCAGCGGGTGGATCGCGGTGTCGGCGACGCTGGCGCAGGCGGCGCGGATCAGTTGCCAGTGGATGTCGTGGCCGTCGCCCGTGCCCAGGTAGTCCAGCACGTATTGGCGCAGGGCGGGCGAGGCTTCAGCCCACCAGCCTTGCGTGGTGTTGTTGTCGTGCGTGCCGGTATAGACGACGGTGTTGCGCTCGAAGTTGTGCGGCAGGTAGGCGTTGGTGTTGTCGTTGGCGCCATCCTCGCCAAAGGCGAACTGCAGGATGCGCATGCCGGGCAGGCTGAATTCATGGCGCAATGCGTCCACGTCGGGCGTGATGACGCCGAGGTCTTCGGCAATGATGGGCAACTCGCCCAGGGCGGCTTCGATGGCATGGAACAGCGCCGGGCCGGGGCCGGGCAGCCAGCGCCCCCGGATGGCGTTGGGCTCGCTGGCCGGGATTTCCCAGTAGCCGGCAAAGCCCCGGAAATGGTCGATGCGAACGATGTCCACCAGCTCGAAAATGCGCCGCACGCGCTCGATCCACCAGGCATAGCCCTCGTCCGCATGGGCGCTCCAGCGGTACAGCGGGTTGCCCCAGCGCTGGCCGGTGGCGCTGAAGAAATCGGGCGGCACGCCGGCGATGACCGTTGCCCGGCCATCGGCATCGAGTTCGAACAATTCCTGGCGCGCCCAGACTTCGGCGCTCTGGAAGGCGATGAAGATGGGCGCGTCGCCGACGATCTTCACGCCACGCTCGTTGGCATGGGCGCGCAGTTTTTTCCATTGCCGGTAAAAACACCACTGGCCGAATTTCCAGAAGGCGATGCGTTCGGCATGCGCGGCGCTGGCATCCTGCAGGGCCTGCGGCGCGCGGCGGGCCAGCGGCGCGGGCCAGTCGCACCAGTCGCGCCCGCCGTGGAGTTCGGCCAGCGTCATGAACAGGGCGTAGTCCTCCAGCCAGACGGCGTGGTGCAGGCAAAAGTCCGCGTAGTCCACCTGGTCGGCGGCGCTGATGTTGTGCGCAAAGCTTGCTGCGGCTTTTTCAAGCCGCGCCATGCGCCACGGCACGACGGCGCCGAAATGAACGCGGGCATCGCTGAAGCCGGCGTCGGGCAGCAAATCGGCTTCATCGAGCCAGCCGTGCTGCTGCAGCTCGGCCAGGTCGATCAGCAGCAGGTTGCCGGCAAAGGCCGAACTGCTCATGTAGGGCGAGTTGCCGGGGCCGATGCCGCCCAGCGGCAGGATCTGCCAGAGCCTCTGCTTCGCCGTCACCAGCCAGTCCACGAAGTGATAAGCGGCCGGTCCGAGGTCGCCACAGCCGTGCGGGCCGGGCAGGGAGGTGGGGTGCAGCAGCACGCCGCTGGCGCGGGGAAAGGTCATGGTGATGAGCTCAAAAGGTGAGTACGGTGCCGGCCGCCACCAGCAGCATCAGGCTGTGGGCGGACAGCCGCAGGGGCGCTTCGCCCTGGCCGTGCCAGCGGGTCAGGCCGCGCGGATGGGCGGTGTCGAGCACGGCTTGCCAGACGCCGGCGGGCAGCATGAAATCATGCTCGTCGGCATCGGGGTTGACCAGCAGCAGCAGCGGCGCCCGGGCGCGGCCCGGCCGGCCGATCAGGCAGCCGAGCACGCGCTCGCTGTTGCCCTGCCACGCCTGGCCCTGCAAGGCCTGGCCGCTGCTGTGCAGCCACGACAGGTCATGCAGGCCCAGCGTGTCACTCAAACCGCTGTACCAGTGGTTGCCGAAGGGCAGCAGCTGGCGGCGCAGCGACAGCACCCAGGCGGTGAAGTCGATCAGGTCGCCGTCGGCTTGCGTCCAGTCAATCCAGGTGATTTCGTTGTCCTGGCAATAGGGGTTGTTGTTGCCGCGCTGGCTGTGGCCGAGTTCGTCGCCGGCGCACAGCATCGGCGTGCCTTGCGCCAGCAGGGTGGTGGCGAGCAGGGCGCGCTGCAACCGGCCGCGCAGCTCATTGACCTGCGGGTCATCGGTCTCGCCCTCAATGCCGCAGTTGCTGCTCAGGTTGTGGCCGTGGCCATCGCGGTTGTCCTCGCCGTTGGCTTCGTTGTGGCGCTCGTTGTAGCTGACCAGGTCGCGCAGCGTGAAGCCGTCGTGCGACACCACGTAATTGACCGACACGCTGGGCGCGCGGTTGCGCCGCTGGTAGAGGTCGGACGAGGCGCACAGGCGCAGCGCAAAATCGCCGCGCGAGCGGGCCGTATCGTCGTCCTGCAGCCAGAAGCCGCGCATCACGTCGCGGAAATGGTCGTTCCATTCGAGCCAGCCGCGCGGAAAGCCGCCGACCTGGTAGCCGCCCGGGCCGATGTCCCAGGGCTCGGCAATCATCTTCACCTGCGACAGCACCGGATCCTGCGCCACGGCGGTAAAAAAGGCGCCGCCCGGCTCGAAGCCGTGGTCGCCCCGGCCCAGCACCGGCGCCAGGTCGAACCTGAAACCATCGACATGCATCTCGCTGACCCAGTAGCGCAGGCTGTCCATGACCAGTTGCAAGACTCTGGGCTGGCGGATGTCCAGCGTGTTGCCGCAGCCGCTGTGGTTCTCGAAGGCAGCGGGCGACTCGGGCGGATGGCGGTAGTAGCTGGCGTTGTCGAGCCCGCGAAAGCTCAAGGTCGGGCCGGTGCCATCGGATTCGGCGCTGTGGTTGAACACCACGTCGAGCAGCACCTCGATGCTCTGCGCATGCAGCGTCTTGACCATGGCGCGGAACTCATCGCGCGGTGTCAGTCCGTCCTGGCCGCACGCCAGCCGGGGGCTGGCCGCAAAGAAAGCCAGCGTGTTGTAGCCCCAGTAGTTCGTCAGGCCCATGCCGGCCAGCCGCTCTTCATCGAGCGCCTGGTGAACCGGCAGCAGGCTGACGCTGGTGACGCCCAGGCGCTGCAGATGCGCCAGCGACGCCGGATGGGCCAGCCCGGCATAGCTGCCGCGCAGCGCTTCGGGCACCTGGGGGTTCAGCCGGGAAAAGCCCTTGACGTGCAGCTCATACAACACCGTGTCCTGCAGCGCAATGCACGGCGGCTGGTCGCCTTCCCAGTCGAAACTGTCATGCACCACCCGGCTTTTAAGCGCCAGCGCGGCATTGTCACGCGTGTCCATGTGCAGCGGATGCTGGCGGTCGGCGCCGAAGTGTTCATCGCGCCACTCGAAATCACCGACGACCTCGCGGGCATAGGGGTCGAGCAGCAGCTTGTGGGGGTTGAAGCGGTGGCCCCGGTCGGGCCGCCACAGGCCGTCGGCGCGCAGGCCGTAGATCAGGCCGGGCGCGGCGCCAATCAGGTAGCCGTGCCAGACATCGTCGGTGTGCGCGGGCAGCATCAGGCGGCTGGTCTCCAGCGTGCCGGCCTCGTCGAACAGGCACAGCGCCATGGCCTGCGCGTGCGCCGAAAACACCGCGAAGTTCACGCCGTAGCCGTCCCAGGTGGCGCCCAGCGGCCAGGGCCGGCCGGGCAGCAGGACGGGTTTCAAGCGGTCCATTCGAACACCACGGTGGCCAGCGGCGGCAGGTTCAGCAAAAGGGACTGCGGCTGGCCGTGCCAGCCCACGGGTTCCGCCGTGGCGGCGCCCAGCGGCGTGCCGGCATTGCTGCCGCCGTAATGGGCCGAGTCGGTGTTGAGCCGCTCGCGGTATTCGCCGGGCTGGGGAACGCCGACGCGGTAAGCCGTCTGCACGGTGGGGGTGAAGTTGCAGACCACCAAAATAAAACTCCGTGCATCCAGGCCGCGCCGGATGAAGGCGAGCACCGAATGCGCGGCATCCTGGTGGTCCATCCACTCAAAACCGGCAGGTACAAAGTCGAGCTGGTACAGCGCCGGGGTGGCGCGGTAGAGCTGGTTTAGGTCGCGCACCAGGCGCTGCACGCCGGCGTGTTGCGGGTCATCCAGCAGGTGCCAGTCCAGGCTCTGGTCGTGGTTCCATTCGCGCAGCTGCGCGAATTCGCAGCCCATGAACAGCAGCTTCTTGCCGGGGTGGCCGAACATGAAGCCCAGGTAGGCGCGCAGGTTGGCGAACTGCTGCCAGCGGTCGCCGGGCATCTTGCCCAGCAGCGAGCCCTTGCCATGCACCACCTCGTCGTGCGAGATCGGCAGCACGAAGTTTTCGCTGAAGGCATAGGCCAGGCCGAACGTCATTTCGCCCTGGTGATGCTGGCGATGCACCGGGTCGCGCGCCATGTACTGCAGCGTGTCATGCATCCAGCCCATGTTCCACTTGTAGTGAAAACCCAGGCCGCCGGCCGTCGTCGGGCGCGACACGCCGGGAAACGAGGTCGATTCTTCGGCCATGGTGACGGCTTGCGGCCGCTCCTGGACAACGATGTCGTTCATGCGCTTGAGGAAGTCTATGGTTTCCAGGTTCTCGCGCCCGCCATGCCGGTTGGGAATCCATTCGCCGGGCTTGCGGCTGTAGTCGCGGTAGAGCATCGACGCCACCGCATCGACGCGCAGGCCATCGACATCGAAGCGCTCCAGCCAGTACAGCGCGTTGCCGATCAGGAAGTTGCGCACCTCGGTGCGGCCCAGGTTGTAGATCAGCGTGTTCCAGTCGTTGTGAAAGCCTTCGCGCGGATCGGCGTATTCGTACAGCGGCGTGCCGTCAAAATTGCCCAGCCCGTGCGCGTCGGTCGGAAAGTGCGCCGGCACCCAGTCGAGCAGCACGCCGATGCCCGACGCGTGGCAGCGCGCGATGAAACGCACCAGGCCGTCGGCATCGCCAAAACGCGACGTGGGCGCATACAGGCCGACTGGCTGATAGCCCCAGGAGCCGTCAAACGGATGTTCGCTGACCGGCAGCAGTTCAAGGTGGGTAAAACCCATGTCCAGCGCGTAGGGCACCAGCTGGTCGGCGAGTTCGTCCCAGTTCAGCCAGCGCTGCCAGCCGCTGGCCGGGTCAAGGATGCGCCGCCACGAACCCAGGTGGACTTCGTAGATGCTCATCGGCGCATCCAGCGCATTGGCTTGCCGGCGTTCATTTGAAGGAGGCTTGAGCGCCGGCATGCCTGCCACGATGCTGGCCGTGGCCGGGCGCAATTCGGCTTGGCGCGCATACGGGTCGGCGCGGGCCGGCAGCACCTGGCCATCGGCGGCGAGGATTTCAAACTTGTAGCGCGCGCCCAGCGCCACGCCGGGCAGGAAAATCTCCCAGACGCCGCACTCGCGCCGCAGCCGCATCGGGTGGCGCCGGCCGTCCCAGACATTGAAGTCGCCCACCACGCTGACGCGCGCGGCATGCGGCGCCCACACGGCAAAGCTGGTGCCGGCCACGCCGTCCATCACGCGCTGGTTGGCGCCCAAAATCTCATAGGGCCGCAGGTGCGTGCCTTCGCTGAGCAGCCAGACATCCACCTCGCCCAGCACCGGCCCGAAGCGGTAGGGGTCTTCAATCAGGGCCGTCTGGTAGTTGTCCCACTGCACCTGCAATCCGTAAGCCGCTGATGCCTGCAGCGCCAGAACGCCTTCGAAAAATCCGTCGGGATGGTGTTTCTCAAGCATGCCGAGCCGATGGCCCGAGCAGGCATCAATCACCTCGACCTGCCGGGCGTTGG comes from Polaromonas naphthalenivorans CJ2 and encodes:
- the glgX gene encoding glycogen debranching protein GlgX, whose product is MDRLKPVLLPGRPWPLGATWDGYGVNFAVFSAHAQAMALCLFDEAGTLETSRLMLPAHTDDVWHGYLIGAAPGLIYGLRADGLWRPDRGHRFNPHKLLLDPYAREVVGDFEWRDEHFGADRQHPLHMDTRDNAALALKSRVVHDSFDWEGDQPPCIALQDTVLYELHVKGFSRLNPQVPEALRGSYAGLAHPASLAHLQRLGVTSVSLLPVHQALDEERLAGMGLTNYWGYNTLAFFAASPRLACGQDGLTPRDEFRAMVKTLHAQSIEVLLDVVFNHSAESDGTGPTLSFRGLDNASYYRHPPESPAAFENHSGCGNTLDIRQPRVLQLVMDSLRYWVSEMHVDGFRFDLAPVLGRGDHGFEPGGAFFTAVAQDPVLSQVKMIAEPWDIGPGGYQVGGFPRGWLEWNDHFRDVMRGFWLQDDDTARSRGDFALRLCASSDLYQRRNRAPSVSVNYVVSHDGFTLRDLVSYNERHNEANGEDNRDGHGHNLSSNCGIEGETDDPQVNELRGRLQRALLATTLLAQGTPMLCAGDELGHSQRGNNNPYCQDNEITWIDWTQADGDLIDFTAWVLSLRRQLLPFGNHWYSGLSDTLGLHDLSWLHSSGQALQGQAWQGNSERVLGCLIGRPGRARAPLLLLVNPDADEHDFMLPAGVWQAVLDTAHPRGLTRWHGQGEAPLRLSAHSLMLLVAAGTVLTF
- the malQ gene encoding 4-alpha-glucanotransferase, translating into MTFPRASGVLLHPTSLPGPHGCGDLGPAAYHFVDWLVTAKQRLWQILPLGGIGPGNSPYMSSSAFAGNLLLIDLAELQQHGWLDEADLLPDAGFSDARVHFGAVVPWRMARLEKAAASFAHNISAADQVDYADFCLHHAVWLEDYALFMTLAELHGGRDWCDWPAPLARRAPQALQDASAAHAERIAFWKFGQWCFYRQWKKLRAHANERGVKIVGDAPIFIAFQSAEVWARQELFELDADGRATVIAGVPPDFFSATGQRWGNPLYRWSAHADEGYAWWIERVRRIFELVDIVRIDHFRGFAGYWEIPASEPNAIRGRWLPGPGPALFHAIEAALGELPIIAEDLGVITPDVDALRHEFSLPGMRILQFAFGEDGANDNTNAYLPHNFERNTVVYTGTHDNNTTQGWWAEASPALRQYVLDYLGTGDGHDIHWQLIRAACASVADTAIHPLQDVLGLGAEHRMNLPGQGEGYWEWRFGWDQVQPFHAERLARLGSLYRRE
- the glgB gene encoding 1,4-alpha-glucan branching protein GlgB; protein product: MLNPQEIELICSARHGDPFSVLGPHAQDGGLSIRAFLPNARQVEVIDACSGHRLGMLEKHHPDGFFEGVLALQASAAYGLQVQWDNYQTALIEDPYRFGPVLGEVDVWLLSEGTHLRPYEILGANQRVMDGVAGTSFAVWAPHAARVSVVGDFNVWDGRRHPMRLRRECGVWEIFLPGVALGARYKFEILAADGQVLPARADPYARQAELRPATASIVAGMPALKPPSNERRQANALDAPMSIYEVHLGSWRRILDPASGWQRWLNWDELADQLVPYALDMGFTHLELLPVSEHPFDGSWGYQPVGLYAPTSRFGDADGLVRFIARCHASGIGVLLDWVPAHFPTDAHGLGNFDGTPLYEYADPREGFHNDWNTLIYNLGRTEVRNFLIGNALYWLERFDVDGLRVDAVASMLYRDYSRKPGEWIPNRHGGRENLETIDFLKRMNDIVVQERPQAVTMAEESTSFPGVSRPTTAGGLGFHYKWNMGWMHDTLQYMARDPVHRQHHQGEMTFGLAYAFSENFVLPISHDEVVHGKGSLLGKMPGDRWQQFANLRAYLGFMFGHPGKKLLFMGCEFAQLREWNHDQSLDWHLLDDPQHAGVQRLVRDLNQLYRATPALYQLDFVPAGFEWMDHQDAAHSVLAFIRRGLDARSFILVVCNFTPTVQTAYRVGVPQPGEYRERLNTDSAHYGGSNAGTPLGAATAEPVGWHGQPQSLLLNLPPLATVVFEWTA